In Gouania willdenowi chromosome 17, fGouWil2.1, whole genome shotgun sequence, one DNA window encodes the following:
- the LOC114479062 gene encoding myomegalin isoform X2, with protein MLDVKMKDTCRICGRELCGNQRRWIFHPTAKLNLQVLLSHALGRELSRDGRGEFACSKCTFMLDRMYRFDTVIARVEALSIERLQRLLQEKHRLRQCINGLYRKTNNSSEEEGGGAVVVTAPCDGMVDISGLTHAKYCALLQEDLVYSLYESWAEDGGGVDGHHHPHPPTTGSGSDATTASSHRCTPNTPRKCRGCSHLRVADSDYEAVCKVPRKLARSISCGPSTRYSASVAGGEADDESEEPEPASSITLVPGSEDQSRTSDSDRTLAGRASSSLSVASLETTEEFTQHGAFDDLMSELLSEEHMEPPAGPSSPGPDPSLSLTLCLLQSCSTYRPVQTSRGSRLPVLLRHRNGDAKPRLSPCRGRHHQTLDPPVIKLNAERDQDLNLGHMENLLEDVYRECPPPLPHQSLVEERQSQLSQYECVAGQCVSELHKAQLQVQSLQAKVDESETNNLKLQEKLDEMESELRLLRQAAQSSERTIQGLTESISTKDGEAQELYQLIEGQNATLCTLQELAHRNQLSQRTTPAGEVGDALTLSRLQGELVGVQSSLFSLGLELEASQRSLRHSQRQGEDVFRFKDRLNSDLQEALQHREETEKHNQDLRCSLHKLRLELEAKEAQLKENEVQGLVAEQEKDRTIAQLQSSVQDKQRLLEEYSEMLELTRSSKPRDALLDKMRERIKERDKALERSIDEKFRTLEDHDAEVRSLQLALREKERDLERLRCILSNNEQTLTSVDAVLRAKELELEQAADAYRNLQWLRTQSEQEERHALTERDAIISQLQDALRTHSQETQALTAGRAPPSPGEAVEELKARLALKEKLIQELLSDRRRQSEERHAEVQELLNALGSKDQYLQDSSHRLSQVIAERTAQLQELRAQLSLREQELMELRREKEREKGEEGVQMRALIKEKEALIQELMQAQESQQEVKVLQEELQLLLKKDKEAQEELCALRSALAQQASHNTTTDHKVELDQLVSQYNQLNDALRTEKSLYQSLTHAHSSSSAHTLALHTELDSVQALRGQLDEVLSRARHTALTLQQRQPDFGELSSDEEEEEEGDDEEGSSEEFSDSIEDDNDEEEEEDHRASARPQESDGCVSGAQMRTLHSLREENQSLEEEEEEQMCPLVGGKRGPPCVSLSDEPGKRQCVRPSDTSSAGDGTEVDVLWQDIDEGLREQASRLTSDLALSQQENRDLLEKLMVSEATVQAQSEQLKDYRDLLTETSVQQASKQVQVDLQDLGYETCGRSENEAEREDTSSPEFDDLEMCTSLSHHQDGEGVGGGWLDPKRCGPSGDESALLHHLVQDLRSQLSRCHKVIRGLQIRVRSLSTTSDYASSLERTPCKVNWAFETSLAPSAAEEDEGWMSDTQGTVCGSKPSSELQELVSRVASLEAQLKNKGKAEEEKCPTWPEKYNSLIQAQARELSHLRQRMREGQGVIHILSQHLGDTTKAFEELLRANDIDYYMGQSFREQLAHSSALVHRVGTKISSGESVENSEDKIGHELLTIRLSKELQQKDQIISSLHTKLQQRVETPSSCHALSETTEPSDRTSLASDEYQTNEDLDMCSDLDAGDFQHQEPEADVRPSSPSPSRHGFLTASSSCPNMLSSAFVPLSNQPGPVPFREPVRSSLSTPSGPGPRPRSLTVIAVRPELEMLYKRTNELNGGFSVSPSSKPLFELSNYSQLSHPAFQQYPLGGIIPPRHPMTCEPGRPVWDVGNTQTTRGGVNLMEEHLQEVRYLRQRLDESIRTNERLRQQLEEKLATVGREGGAATNIYIQGLDTVTQLSNEIRILKEENVALRSRLQSTSDTSEEVAQLRETLLSLRARVKQSELEAEQWKEELRRLQTHSQDQGQLLHTLRQERQDEQDNTNRLQHELSLLQQQLCESRRLVHSLQSELHVYDRVCSSSNTNKGYLCELPALPVELRELLQEVRSLRAQLQNSVQENSALKQLELHKQLEQKLGVASPRTPCLSALSASPQRENFCRRLLLHDPSPSPPVRDIGLFNCGSPGLPSYSDLEDNHSTANDALDPHSELEGEAPDGSFANRNGRHAVGHVDDYSALQQQVLEGRGLVHNMEATLEARLSPLLLEGRNKEQQVLDYECVRTLLSNTKTLRQILEESSSLLKMFWRAALPSSDPSVHSLKREQSMQEELLSLKLRVSEQEEVLKGTIQRLRSTSRSKESMEHFIVSQLSRTRDVMKKARTNLEKNELRLSSLSASSSSHCAAEDSGGPGGRRPAAGGRVLTALRKRSNQCLL; from the exons ATGCTGGACGTGAAGATGAAGGACACGTGTCGTATCTGCGGCCGCGAGCTCTGCGGGAACCAGCGTCGGTGGATCTTCCATCCGACGGCCAAGCTCAACCTGCAGGTGCTGCTGTCGCACGCCCTGGGCCGCGAGCTGAGTCGCGACGGGCGCGGCGAGTTTGCCTGCTCAAAGTGCACCTTCATGCTGGACCGTATGTACCGCTTCGACACGGTCATCGCCCGCGTGGAGGCACTGTCAATCGAGCGGCTGCAGCGCCTCCTGCAGGAGAAGCACCGCCTCAGGCAGTGCATCAACGGACTTTACCGGAAGACCAACAACTCTAGCGAGGAGGAGGGTGGTGGCGCCGTGGTGGTGACGGCGCCGTGCGACGGCATGGTGGATATCTCGGGTCTGACCCACGCTAAATACTGCGCTCTGCTTCAGGAGGACTTGGTCTACTCTCTGTACGAGTCGTGGGCAGAAGACGGCGGCGGCGTGGACGGCCACCATCACCCTCACCCTCCTACTACTGGTTCTGGATCTGACGCTACGACTGCTAGCTCGCACCGCTGCACGCCCAACACGCCACGCAAGTGCCGGGGGTGTTCCCACCTGCGCGTGGCCGACTCCGACTATGAGGCCGTGTGCAAGGTTCCCAGGAAGCTAGCTCGTAGCATCTCCTGTGGACCCTCAACCAGATACTCGGCTAGCGTCGCTGGTGGAGAAGCAGATGACGAGTCTGAAGAACCAGAACCCGCATCCTCGATAACCCTGGTACCTGGTTCCGAGGATCAATCCAGGACCTCGGACAGCGACCGGACCCTGGCCGGACGGGCCAGCTCCAGCCTGTCGGTTGCTTCCCTGGAGACGACCGAGGAGTTCACTCAACATGGAGCGTTTGACGACCTGATGTCTGAGCTTCTGTCTGAGGAGCACATGGAACCCCCTGCTGGTCCAAGCTCTCCAGGACCAGATCCCAGCCTGTCCCTGACCCTGTGTCTGCTGCAGAGCTGCTCCACGTACCGGCCGGTCCAGACCTCCAGAGGCAGTAGGCTGCCCGTGCTCCTCAGACATAGGAATGGAGATGCTAAACCACGTCTGTCTCCATGTAGGGGTAGACATCACCAGACCCTGGACCCGCCTGTGATCAAACTGAACGCTGAGAGAGACCAGGACCTGAACCTGGGCCACATGGAGAACCTGTTGGAAGATGTATACAGAGAgtgtcctcctcctcttcctcatcag AGTCTCGTTGAAGAGCGCCAAAGTCAGCTGAGCCAGTACGAGTGTGTGGCGGGTCAGTGTGTGAGTGAACTGCACAAGGCTCAGCTACAGGTCCAGTCACTGCAGGCCAAAGTAGACGAGAGCGAGACCAACAACCTG aagCTTCAGGAGAAACTGGACGAGATGGAGAGTGAGCTGCGTTTGCTACGACAAGCGGCGCAGAGCAGCGAGCGCACCATCCAGGGCCTGACCGAGTCCATCAGCACCAAAGACGGagag GCTCAGGAGCTGTATCAGCTGATCGAAGGGCAGAACGCCACTCTGTGCACGCTGCAGGAGCTTGCTCATCGTAACCAGCTGTCCCAGCGCACG ACTCCTGCAGGTGAAGTGGGCGACGCCCTGACTCTGTCCCGGCTGCAGGGTGAGCTGGTGGGCGTGCAGAGCTCGCTGTTCTCGCTAGGCCTGGAGCTGGAGGCGAGCCAAAGGAGTCTGAGGCACAGCCAGAGGCAGGGAGAGGATGTGTTCAGGTTCAAAGACAGACTGAACTCTGACCTACAGGAAGCCCTGCAGCACAGGGAGGAGACGGAGAAGCACAACCAG GACCTGCGCTGCTCTCTACACAAGCTTCGGTTGGAGTTGGAGGCTAAAGAAGCCCAGCTGAAGGAGAACGAGGTCCAGGGACTCGTAGCAGAGCAGGAGAAGGACCGGACTATCGCTCAGCTACAGAGTTCTGTGCAGGACAAGCAGCGACTGCtggag GAGTATTCTGAGATGCTGGAGTTGACGAGAAGCTCCAAACCACGAGATGCTTTGTTGGACAAGATGAGAGAACGTATTAAAGAGCGAGACAAAGCTCTGgag CGCTCCATCGATGAAAAGTTTCGCACTCTAGAGGATCACGACGCTGAGGTGAGGAGCCTGCAGCTCGCGCTCAGGGAAAAGGAGCGTGACCTGGAGAGGCTGCGCTGCATCCTGTCCAACAACGAGCAGACGCTCACG AGTGTGGACGCTGTGCTGAGAGCTAAGGAGCTGGAGCTGGAGCAGGCGGCCGACGCCTACAGGAACCTTCAGTGGCTCAGGACGCAGAGCGAGCAGGAGGAGAGACACGCTCTGACAGAGAGAGACGCCATCATCAGCCAGCTGCAGGACGCCCTGCGCACACACAGCCAGGAGACTCAg GCGCTGACGGCTGGCCGTGCTCCGCCCAGTCCGGGCGAGGCCGTGGAGGAGCTGAAGGCTCGCCTGGCGCTGAAAGAGAAACTGATCCAGGAGCTGCTGTCGGACCGACGCCGTCAGTCAGAGGAACGCCACGCTGAGGTCCAGGAGCTGCTGAACGCGCTGGGATCTAAAGATCAGTACCTGCAG GACTCCTCCCACAGGCTGTCCCAGGTGATCGCTGAGCGCACTGCACAGCTGCAGGAGCTCCGTGCACAGCTGTCGCTACGGGAACAGGAGCTGATGGAGCTGAGGAgggagaaggagagagagaaaggagaaGAGGGCGTCCAGATGAGGGCGCTGATCAAAGAGAAGGAAGCTCTCATACAG GAGTTGATGCAGGCACAGGAGAGCCAGCAGGAGGTCAAGGTTCTGCAGGAggagctgcagctgctgctgaagAAGGACAAAGAAGCTCAG GAGGAACTCTGTGCTCTGCGCTCAGCTTTGGCTCAACAAGCGTCGCACAACACGACAACAGATCACAAA gttGAACTGGATCAGCTAGTGTCCCAGTACAACCAGCTGAACGACGCCCTGAGAACAGAGAAGAGTTTATATCAGAGTCTGACCCACGCTCACAG CAGCAGCTCAGCACACACCCTGGCCCTCCACACAGAGTTAGATTCTGTTCAGGCGCTGCGTGGGCAGCTGGATGAGGTCCTGTCCAGGGCGCGGCACACGGCGCTGACGCTGCAGCAAAGACAGCCTGACTTTGGAG AGCTCAGCAgtgacgaggaggaggaggaggagggagatgATGAAGAGGGCAGCAGTGAAGAGTTCTCAGACAGCATAGAGGATGataatgatgaggaggaggaggaggaccacAGAGCTTCAGCAAGACCACAGGAGAGTGATGGATGTGTTTCTGGGGCTCAGATGAG AACTCTGCACAGCCTGAGGGAGGAAAACCAGagcctggaggaggaggaagaggagcagaTGTGTCCTCTGGTGGGGGGAAAGCGAGGCCCTCCATGTGTGAGTCTGAGCGACGAGCCTGGAAAGAGACAGTGTGTGAGGCCCAGTGACACG AGTTCTGCTGGCGATGGGACAGAGGTGGACGTGCTCTGGCAGGACATAGACGAGGGTCTCCGTGAGCAGGCGTCTcgtttgacctctgacctggcTCTGAGCCAGCAGGAGAACAGGGACCTGCTGGAGAAGCTGATGGTGTCTGAGGCCACGGTTCAGGCTCAGTCTGAGCAGTTGAAGGACTACAGAGACCTGCTCA CAGAGACGTCCGTCCAACAGGCCAGTAAACAAGTCCAGGTGGACCTCCAGGACCTGGGCTACGAGACGTGTGGACGCAGTGAGAAcgaagcagagagagaagacACCAGCAGTCCAG AGTTTGACGACCTGGAGATGTGCACGTCTCTGTCCCATCACCAGGACGGGGAGGGTGTGGGTGGGGGCTGGTTGGATCCAAAGCGCTGTGGTCCCAGCGGTGATGAGTCAGCACTTCTTCATCATCTGGTCCAGGACCTGCGCTCTCAGCTCAGCCGCTGCCATAAAGTGATCAGAGGTCTGCAGATAAGAGTCCGTTCTCTGTCCACCACCAGTGACTACGCCTCCAGCCTGGAGCGCACACCCTGCAAG GTGAACTGGGCTTTTGAGACGTCTCTGGCTCCCAGCGCTGCAGAGGAAGATGAAGGATGGATGTCTGACACTCAGGGGACCGTGTGTGGGTCCAAGCCCAGCTCGGAGCTCCAGGAGCTGGTGTCACGTGTGGCGTCTCTGGAGGCTCAGCTGAAGAATAAAGGCAAAGCAGAGGAGGAGAAATGTCCCACGTGGCCTGA GAAGTACAACTCCCTGATCCAGGCCCAGGCTCGAGAGCTGTCCCACCTGAGGCAGAGGATGAGGGAAGGCCAGGGAGTGATTCACATCCTCAGCCAACACCTGGGAGACACTACCAAG GCCTTTGAGGAGCTGCTGAGAGCCAACGACATCGACTACTACATGGGTCAGAGCTTCAGAGAACAACTGGCTCACAGCTCTGCTCTGGTACACAGAGTAGGAACCAAGATCAGCTCAG GAGAATCTGTGGAGAACTCTGAGGATAAAATAGGACACGAGTTACTCACCATAAG GTTGAGTAAAGAGCTTCAGCAAAAAGATCAAATCATCTCGTCGCTGCACACGAAGCTCCAGCAGCGTGTGGAGACGCCGTCCAGCTGCCACGCCCTCTCAGAGACCACCGAGCCCTCAGACAGGACCTCACTGGCATCGGACGAGTACCAAACCAATGAGGACCTGGACATGTGCTCCGATTTAGACGCTGGAGACTTTCAGCACCAGGAGCCAGAAGCAGatg TCCGTCCATCCTCTCCATCTCCATCTCGTCATGGCTTCCTCACGGCGTCCAGCAGTTGTCCCAACATGCTCTCCTCTGCCTTTGTGCCTTTGAGCAATCAGCCCGGCCCAG TCCCGTTCAGGGAGCCTGTCCGCTCATCCCTGTCCACACCCTCTGGTCCGGGGCCCCGGCCCAGGTCTCTGACAGTGATCGCTGTGCGGCCGGAGCTGGAGATGTTGTACAAACGCACAAATGAGCTCAACGGGG GATTTTCAGTTTCTCCGTCCTCCAAGCCTCTGTTCGAGCTTTCAAACTATAGCCAGCTTTCCCATCCTGCCTTTCAACAATACCCGCTGGGTGGGATTATTCCACCGAGACACCCAATGACGTGTGAGCCAGGGCGGCCGGTGTGGGACGTGGGAAACACGCAGACAACACGAGGAG GAGTGAATCTGATGGAGGAGCACCTACAGGAGGTGAGATATCTGCGTCAGCGTTTGGACGAGTCCATCAGAACCAACGAGAGGCTCAGGCAACAGCTGGAGGAGAAACTGGCAACCGTTGGAAGGGAAGGAG GTGCAGCTACAAACATCTACATCCAGGGTCTGGACACAGTGACTCAGCTGTCCAATGAGATCCGGATCCTGAAGGAGGAGAACGTGGCTCTGAGGTCCCGCCTCCAGTCCACCTCAG aCACGAGTGAGGAGGTGGCTCAGCTGCGTGAGACGCTGTTGTCATTGCGTGCACGTGTGAAACAGAGCGAGCTGGAGGCGGAGCAATGGAAGGAGGAGCTGAGACGTCTACAGACTCACAGTCAGGACCAAGGACAGCTCCTCCACACGCTGAGACAGGAGAGACAGGACGAGCAGGACAACACCAACag gctACAACACGAGCTGTCTCTGCTGCAGCAGCAGTTGTGTGAGAGCAGACGACTCGTTCACTCTCTGCAGAGCGAGTTACACGTCTACGACCGCGTCTGCTCCAGCTCCAACACCAACAAAG gctATCTGTGTGAGTTGCCGGCTCTCCCTGTGGAGCTCAGGGAACTCCTGCAGGAGGTGAGGAGTCTCAGAGCTCAGCTCCAGAACAGCGTACAGGAGAACAGCGCCCTGAAACAGCTGGAGCTGCACAAACAGCTGGAGCAGAAACTGGGTGTGGCCTCTCCACGCACCCCCTGTCTGAGCGCGCTCAGTGCCAGCCCTCAGAGGGAGAACTTCTGCAGGCGTCTGCTGCTTCACG ATCCATCTCCGTCCCCTCCTGTCAGAGACATTGGTTTGTTTAACTGTGGATCTCCTGGTCTTCCTTCTTATTCAGACCTGGAGGACAACCACAGCACTGCTAATG ACGCCCTGGACCCTCACTCTGAGCTGGAGGGAGAAGCTCCCGACGGGTCGTTCGCAAACCGTAACGGGCGCCACGCGGTGGGTCACGTGGACGACTACAGCGCCCTGCAACAGCAGGTCCTGGAGGGCCGAGGCCTCGTGCACAACATGGAGGCCACGCTGGAGGCCCGTCTGAGCCCCCTGCTGCTGGAGGGAAGGAACAAAGAGCAG